TAATGCGCCTCACAAACCGCTCTACTTAGCGGCGCTAGGCGGCTAGTGCTGCATCTTCATCAAATAAACAGCAAATATTCATCTTCATTTAACGGCCTGTAGCCGAATGTTGCACCATCATTCCTCCTTCACTCCTCCCCGCTCCATGCACGTTCTGCTCGTTGAAGATGAGAAAAGCCTCCACCAGGAGGTGCGCCAGTTCCTGACGCAGGCCCAGTACCTGGTCGACTCGGCCTACACCTACGCCGAGGCATCGGAAAAGCTGTTTGTGAACTCCTACGACTTCGTGCTGCTCGACCTGGGCCTGCCCGGCGGCGATGGCCTCGACCTGCTGCGCGACTCCCGCCAGAGCGAAAAACAGGAGGCTTCGTTTATTATCCTCACGGCGCGCGGCGCCCTCGACGACCGTATCAAGGGCCTCGACCTGGGCGCCGACGATTACCTGCCCAAGCCCTTCTCGCTGCTGGAGCTGACGAGCCGGATGCAGGCCATCACGCGCCGCAAGTTTGGCCTGAAGCGCCCCGAAATCACCTTCGGCGACGGCTTCGTGCTGGATGTGACGGCCCGCACCGTGCGCTACGGCAGCACCCCCGACACGCCCGGCCCCGAGGTGCCGCTCACCAAGAAGGAGTTTGACCTGCTGCATTATTTGCTCTTGCACCGGGGCCGCGTGCTCACGCGCCTGCAGCTCGGCGAGCACCTGTGGGGCAATGTGCTGGAAGATGACTCGGACTCGAACTACATCGACGTGCACATCAAGAACGTGCGCAAGAAGCTGGCCCAGTTTGGCTCGCCCGACTTTATCGAAACGGTGCGCGGCATTGGCTACCGGGCAGTGTAAGCAGGTTATTGGCTAGCCTGCTGCTCAGCAAAATAAACCAGAACGTCAGGCTGCGCTTGGCGAAGCATCTCTGCCGCGCCGCGAGGGTGTCGTTTGGTAGAGATGTTCGCCACGCGCAGCCTGACGTTCTTTCTTTGTGGGCGCGCTTAGCGCTTGTTATATGCGATTAGAAACCAAGCTCGGCCTCTTCAACGGCCTCTCGAAGCTGCTGCTGGTGCTGCTGGGGGCGCTCTTGATTCCGCCCATCGTGCAGCGCGTGGCAGTGGCCCACACCGACCAGCGCCTGCTCGAAAAGAAAAAGGAACTGCTGCACCTCATTGAGCGCGACGGGCTAGCCGCCTTTTTGCGGGCCGAGCACGAGGAGAGCTACGCCGACTATAATATTCTCAAGCAGGAATACATTACCATTACGCCGCTGCC
The genomic region above belongs to Hymenobacter sp. BRD128 and contains:
- a CDS encoding response regulator transcription factor, with the translated sequence MHVLLVEDEKSLHQEVRQFLTQAQYLVDSAYTYAEASEKLFVNSYDFVLLDLGLPGGDGLDLLRDSRQSEKQEASFIILTARGALDDRIKGLDLGADDYLPKPFSLLELTSRMQAITRRKFGLKRPEITFGDGFVLDVTARTVRYGSTPDTPGPEVPLTKKEFDLLHYLLLHRGRVLTRLQLGEHLWGNVLEDDSDSNYIDVHIKNVRKKLAQFGSPDFIETVRGIGYRAV